The genome window GCAGCCCGGGAGCAGAGCTTTCCAATCTTCCGTGTCATACTGATTGATTTTCTTTTTTGTATTGCTCTGCAGGAGTGCATCAAGTTCATCAAATGGTACAATTTCATTTTTCTCCTCTTTCGCGAGCATGGCACCAAAATGAACCGGGATATCCTTGCGGATATCCCAGACCTCTTCAAAACCCGAAAGATTTTCAAAAGGGAGTATTCCCACTTTCTGTGCTGAAAGCGGTATCAGTAAAAAACTAATTATAAAGAAAGTATTTCTGAGCAGTTTCACGGAATGATTTTTCCTGAGAGGAGAAATAACTTTTTACTTCACCATAATTATAATTCTTTTTGAAGATTTCAGCAATTTTATCTGAGCCAAGAACCTTGTTAAGCATGGTGATTCTTGATTTATCCGCGAGTGAGAAAACATCAATTTCAGGATGATATTTTTTCAGAACGGTCAGAAAGTTGAATTGTATGCTCATCAGATTAACAGAGCGGTAATCCACGAAGTGTATCTGAACGCCATTCAGCTTTTTTCCGGTATATTTTCCATAATATGGTTTGTAATACATAGGACGGAAAATAACCTTACCTTCATACATCAGAGTAAGGTCTTCTGCAATTTTATCAGCTTTTATCCCTTCATAACCCATTAACTGGAAGGGGAGAGTATATCCGACGCCTTCTGAGACAATACCGAGTTCGCCAAGAATTCCGGTCGCTGTATAATACTTCGCGTGATGCTCCGTGGGAATGTGTGGTGAAGTCGGCACCCAGCGCAGCCCTGTTTCATTAAAATCCATACTTCTTTTCCACCCCTTCATTTTAATTACGGAAAGCTTGCACTGTCTGCCTTCTTTGAGCATCTTTTCACCATTAAGAAGCATTGCGAGTTCACCAACCGTAAGACCGTGTACATAAGGTATCGGGAATTGTGAAACAAATGAAACAAAACCGGGTTCAACCAGGCTTCCTTCAATCTTTTCACCGCCAAGCGGGTTTGGTCTGTCAAGCACAATAAATTCAATGCCCTGTTCCGCCGCGGCTTCCATTGCAAGTCCCATGGTACTGATATACGTATAGGATCTTGAACCGATATCCTGTATATCAAAAACCAGCACATCAATACCGGCAAGCATTTCTGGTGTTGGTTTTCTTGTTTTTCCATAGAGAGAATAGACGGTGAGCCCGGTTTTTTCATCCGTATAGGTATCTACATGATCACCGGCTGAATAATCACCTCTTACACCGTGTTCAGGACCGTAAAGGGCCGCGAGGGTAAATGATGGCTGATTATGCATCAGGTCAATATTCTGAACAAGATTGTAACTGACTCCGGTTGCATTTGTTATCAGTCCGACCTTTTTTCCGCTCAGCTCTTTGAAATTATTTTCAACCAGAACATCAAGTCCCGTTTTTACCTGAGCAGGCAGAGAAGCTGCAAGCAACAAAAAAACAATCAGGAGATTTTTCATAGCGATTCAACTATCCTTTGATGTGAGAGTTTAAGCTGAGAAAGTGTTTCTTCAGCAATCTTTTTAGTGTCTTGCAGGAGTGCCGCGGCTTCCTCGGAATCTTTCACGGACGAGCAGTTAATCATAACATTATATAAAGCACCGCTGATACATGGTTCCAGATATTGCAGCGCAACGCCAGTGTCACTCAAAGAATTCCGGTTTCCTTTTTCTATCAGCATGGAAAGAACGGGAACCGCGAGTGCGGCAGTTTTAACAACCTCAGCAGGAACCTCAGCGGCTTTAATGGTTGCTTTCTGAACTGCTGCTTTGCGCACAGCAGTTTCTTCCGGAGTGGATTTAGGGAGCTTAAAAGCAAGCATCACTTCGTCAAATGCTGCATTATCTGCTTCGGAGAGGGCAAGAAATCTTTCTCTTATCTCACCAAGTTTTTCAAGCGCGCCGCGGAGGTCGTTTTCAAATTCAGCATATTTGGGTTTTCCAATCGTTAGATTGATCACCATCATTCCGAGTGAAGAGGAGACTGCTCCGGCAACGGCACTGGCATTTCCGCCGCCTGGTGTCGGGGTACCCGCTGAGAGTGCTTCAAGATATGCAATTGTATGATTTTTCATTTATTTCTCCACCATATATTCAATAATTTTTTCTTCTGGTTTAAATGGGGCAAGTGCGCTCAGACCGAGTTTTTCAACTGCTATTGTTGCTAATTCTGAATCGGAAAGTTGCTGATTACCGGCAAAATACCTTCCTGATTCAAGCAGTGCAGCCAAAGGCACTAATCCGACAATTTCGGAACCCATGGTTTCAACACCGCGTAATGCTGCTTCTTTTTTCACTTCCTCAAACACCTGATGCATATTTGATAGAGTGTAATTGGTCAGATTGATTGAGACCTGAGTAATGCCGTACTTTTCAAGGGTTACTCCCATTGCTTTTACAGCCTTGAATCTTCCTGGTTCTTTGACCGTTTTGCCGTCCACTTTAACTGGATTTCCGTTTTCATCCCGCTTTACTCTGCCGGACTCACGGATGATTTCAGATATATCTTTTGATACACTCAGATCCGTGGTTTTCAGATTTACATTATAAGCGATTAGAAAGAACCTCGTGCCTGTTACTGTTGCACCCAGTTTTGGGTTAAATACTGCCTCGCCAAAATCAGGTTTCCATTCAGGGTCTTTCAGTTTGGCTTCCAGTCCTTCATATTCACCCTTGCGTATATCTGAAAGATTTTTCCGCTGTGGTGTTCTTGCAGCACCTTCGTAAAGATATACCGGCAGATTAAGTTCCCTGGAAATCTGTTCGCCAAAGCGCTCAGCCAAAGCTGCACATTCCTCTATGGTCGCATTTTTAACCGGAATAAAAGGGACAACATCCGCTGCTCCGAGCCGGGGATGTTCTCCTTTATGTGTTCTCATATCAATGTGTTCAGCACCGGCTCTTACGGTTTCGAGGGCACCATTGAGGACTGCTTCCGGCTCACCGGCAAATGTGATTACCACTCTGTTGTAGTCTGCATCCGGTTCAAAACTCAGAAGATTTACTCCGGAAACAGAGGATATACGGTTTTTTATTTTTTCTAACTTTTCCTTATCTCTGCCTTCGCTGAGATTGGGGACACATTCAATGATTTTCATAGAGTTCAGGTTTTTTGATGGATAATTTCACCTTTTTTAACAGTCATCAGAACGGGGTTTTTACCGGTCTGATAAACAATCTGATTCAGATTCTCATAGTCAATTACCGCGAAATCTGCTTTTTTGCCCGGTGAGAGTGACCCTGTTGTGCTTTCACGACCGCAGGCATACGAGGCATTTATGGTATATGCATTGATGATTTCATTAACGGTCATTTTCATTCTGACCGCCGCAAGGCTCATAATCAGATATATATTGTCAATATGCGATGAGCCGGGATTATAATCCGTTGCAAGTGCCACAATTGCATCAGCATCGATAAGGCTTTGGGCCGGTGCATAATTGTAATTCAGAAAATAGGAGACACCGGGAAGCAGCACTGCGGCAGTGGGGGAGTCCTTAAAGAGTTTTGACTGTTCTTCAGAGATAACTTCAAGATGATCAACGCTTCTGCATCCCATTCTCAGACCAAGCTCCAATCCGCCGATAGAATGAAACTGATCAGTATGCAGGCGGAGAGATAAACCTTTTTGGCGAGCAGTTTCAAATATCCTCTCAATTTCTTCCGGCTGAAATGCTGATCTTTCCAGGAATCCGTCACAAAAACAGGCAAGATCCTCCTCAGCAACAGCAGGAATCATCTCATTACAAACCAGGTCCGTATATATATTCCGTTTATTCTGAAACTCCGGTGGTATGGTATGAGCGCCCAGAAATGTCGGTACAATATCAATAGGAAGCAGTTTCGAGGCACGTTTTATTGTTCTGAGCATTTTTAGCTCGTCGGCTGTGCTTAATCCATATCCGCTTTTTATTTCCAGAGTTGTTACCCCCTGTTCAATGAACGTCTGAATTCGGGGAAGAAGCAAAGCAAGTAATTCTTCCTCCGAAGAATTACGGACCAGTTTCATAGTGGAAATTATACCTCCGCCCCGCGAAGCAATTTCTTCATAAGTCGCACCCCGAAGTTTCATAAGAAACTCATCAGACCTGTCACCAGCGAAAACAGAATGAGTATGACACTCCGCCAGCCCGGGGATTACCGATTTTCCATTGAGTGATACAATTTCCCATTCCGGATCAGGTACAATATCATTTTCAGCCAACAGGCCGGTGATTATTCCGTCCTCTGAGAGGATTGCATGGCCGGTAAGTGAAGGGAGATGGTTGAGGTCCCGGCCGCGTATATACTCAGTCCCCGCGGGATAGGTTCCGTAAATAACTGAAATATCCCGGAAAAGCACCGTGCTCAATATTTTTTCCTGATGCGTATCTTTCCGGGGACGGGAAGACAGTTCTTAAAATCTTTTTCGTTAAGCTTAATAACAGCTTCAGCAGCGGTTGAAAAGTCAGGATAACCGCCATAGAATACCTGATAAT of Ignavibacteriales bacterium contains these proteins:
- a CDS encoding cyclodeaminase/cyclohydrolase family protein is translated as MKNHTIAYLEALSAGTPTPGGGNASAVAGAVSSSLGMMVINLTIGKPKYAEFENDLRGALEKLGEIRERFLALSEADNAAFDEVMLAFKLPKSTPEETAVRKAAVQKATIKAAEVPAEVVKTAALAVPVLSMLIEKGNRNSLSDTGVALQYLEPCISGALYNVMINCSSVKDSEEAAALLQDTKKIAEETLSQLKLSHQRIVESL
- a CDS encoding imidazolonepropionase translates to MSTVLFRDISVIYGTYPAGTEYIRGRDLNHLPSLTGHAILSEDGIITGLLAENDIVPDPEWEIVSLNGKSVIPGLAECHTHSVFAGDRSDEFLMKLRGATYEEIASRGGGIISTMKLVRNSSEEELLALLLPRIQTFIEQGVTTLEIKSGYGLSTADELKMLRTIKRASKLLPIDIVPTFLGAHTIPPEFQNKRNIYTDLVCNEMIPAVAEEDLACFCDGFLERSAFQPEEIERIFETARQKGLSLRLHTDQFHSIGGLELGLRMGCRSVDHLEVISEEQSKLFKDSPTAAVLLPGVSYFLNYNYAPAQSLIDADAIVALATDYNPGSSHIDNIYLIMSLAAVRMKMTVNEIINAYTINASYACGRESTTGSLSPGKKADFAVIDYENLNQIVYQTGKNPVLMTVKKGEIIHQKT
- the ftcD gene encoding glutamate formimidoyltransferase, coding for MKIIECVPNLSEGRDKEKLEKIKNRISSVSGVNLLSFEPDADYNRVVITFAGEPEAVLNGALETVRAGAEHIDMRTHKGEHPRLGAADVVPFIPVKNATIEECAALAERFGEQISRELNLPVYLYEGAARTPQRKNLSDIRKGEYEGLEAKLKDPEWKPDFGEAVFNPKLGATVTGTRFFLIAYNVNLKTTDLSVSKDISEIIRESGRVKRDENGNPVKVDGKTVKEPGRFKAVKAMGVTLEKYGITQVSINLTNYTLSNMHQVFEEVKKEAALRGVETMGSEIVGLVPLAALLESGRYFAGNQQLSDSELATIAVEKLGLSALAPFKPEEKIIEYMVEK
- a CDS encoding DUF1343 domain-containing protein, yielding MKNLLIVFLLLAASLPAQVKTGLDVLVENNFKELSGKKVGLITNATGVSYNLVQNIDLMHNQPSFTLAALYGPEHGVRGDYSAGDHVDTYTDEKTGLTVYSLYGKTRKPTPEMLAGIDVLVFDIQDIGSRSYTYISTMGLAMEAAAEQGIEFIVLDRPNPLGGEKIEGSLVEPGFVSFVSQFPIPYVHGLTVGELAMLLNGEKMLKEGRQCKLSVIKMKGWKRSMDFNETGLRWVPTSPHIPTEHHAKYYTATGILGELGIVSEGVGYTLPFQLMGYEGIKADKIAEDLTLMYEGKVIFRPMYYKPYYGKYTGKKLNGVQIHFVDYRSVNLMSIQFNFLTVLKKYHPEIDVFSLADKSRITMLNKVLGSDKIAEIFKKNYNYGEVKSYFSSQEKSFRETAQKYFLYN